AGACtaaacagtaaacacacacacacacacacactcacacacacacacacactctctctctctctctctctctctctctctctctctctctctctctctctcacacacacacacacacacacattttacatatatacacTCTCTCTATATAAATCTCTCTATAAAATTTAGGTTATTTGTAAACTTAAGTCATacattaaaatgcttaaaaaatatcaaaccaagatcAAGATCCAGAGGTTTTCTTCACTGATTTTcctattcttcttcttttttttccttttttttagatGTAGCTTAACTATATGAAGTCAGCTCTCCACAAGTTCAAACAGGTGTTCTAGCAAGGTGTAGATCATCATATTTACTTTGAGCATGTTCAACTGCACTCTTCACAACCATAAAGTGGCTTATTTACTAATTTTGAAAAGTAGCTATATTAAGTAAGCCATTAGgaaatcaaaaagcatttttatttatttcacaataaaagacaaaaaaagaacaactactataaaaaaaaaaaaaaaaacactataggTTAGCAGACAATGCATTCAAACTGAACATATTTGACACAACACTGTGTAAATGAGATCCCAGGTTAGCTGGCCACCTCTGAGATGTGGTGGATGTTGGAGAGAGTGAGCTGGGCCTCTTGGGTTGGATACGAGTTCCTGCTCTGGAGCCAGAGTTTCCCAAAAACTCCTGTTATGACAATCAGGATGAACAGCAGACCACCCAATACAAAGGTTTCCACAGGAGGCACATTTGAATCTGGGGATGTTCAAATAAGTTGAGCACATTTGGTGAGTATGGCGACTCTAATGAAGGCACAAGAGTTTCTAAGACTTACTGGGGCTAGTATTCTCCATGTCAGTTTTGAGCCTTCTGATTGGTCCATACGATAGAGTGTGAGATGATGCAACATCCCTGCGTGTCCGTACTGATGCATCTTCAGAAGAGCAGTTCTGTGATGCACCAAGTGTTTAAAGTTACTATGGTGCAAACAACATTCTAAAGGAAAAGTTTACTAACCTACTAATCTACTGTTCAAAACTCTGAGTTCAGTGAGATTAaaacttctattcagcaaggatgcatcaaattgatcaaaagtgatggtgAAGATTTTACCTAAATTTTAGCTAaattatttccacaaaaataataaacagcaaCAGTAAATTTTTACAATATAATGATCGGTTCCTGAAGCAACAATAAGCATATTAGAacgttttctgaaggatcacgtgccactgaagactgaaattcagcttggcatcacagaaatgaatacattttggaatatattaaaatagaaaatgatattagtgtttttactgtgttttttatttaattaaaccaaTGCATGACTTGGGAACTCACAGGCCGGCACACTCCTCCTGTGTTATGACAGATCTGGACGTTGCAGTGCAGGAAAACATCTGTGTAGGAGCTTCCAACAAACTTGAACATCTGTATCCTGAAAAGAGCTTCTGGTCCTTGACCGTTCTTCATCATGGCTAGTGTCTGGTCATCCCACAACACTGGACAACTGATGTGAAGAGAAATGTAAGTCAGTGTGATATTTGTACTCAAGGGAATGAGTTAATTAGGTTTTCTCTATTCTCTAACATACGGCTGCTGATGGTCGTCACATGACTAAAGCTGCATGCTCCTTTAGCAATGGTTTCAACAGCATGTCTCAACAACATCCTTTCACACCTCTGGTGATAATTATGATTGAATGAAGCATTTAAAACCTGAGCAAAAGACTAATGAAGCAATCACTAAAATTAAATGCTTGATAGGCAAAGGCTAAAACTTATGTCCCATACCTGTCCCTGATGAAGATATACTGAATGTTGCTGTAAGGGTCACTGGTTGGTGTGGCCCAACATCTGTCCACTCTCAGAAAAAGATTTGCTGGAATCTGTAGGATGAAATCCCGGAAAGCTTCATTAGCACATTTCAAGTGATTCCGTTAGAAAATAATTATTGCTCATATGGAGAATACGTGTCAGCGTCTTACAATAAAAATATGGTacattttttgtgcatttgtacattttgacTGGAATGTAGAATTTGTGATTCAAAGTAATTAGCAGGATTTATGTACATGAAatcttttaattttcattaatttagtcaTTCTGAGTGTAAATAGTATTTTCTAAAAGAATattagagatagatagatagatagatagatagatagatagaacatcgaacaaacaaacaatagacagacagacgtatagacggatagacagatggatggatagatagaatgtTCTGCTCATCTGAAAACAAAGAGTCAAACAGTTCTCAACTGCAGCATAAAGAACATGCACGGCAGCTTTCATGAAAGCCCGCAGTAGCTTGTAGTGAGTAATGTCCTCTATTCAGCTCAACACACACCATGTAAACTTTGACATAGATGTTGTCCTCAAGTGTGAGAGAAGGAACAGTGGTCCATTTATCCTGAAACTCTTCGTCTTTATACAGCAGCATGGAGACTGAGAAATTTCCATCCTCCGTGTTCAGAGTGATTGTCCTGCGGGGCAGAGAATGTTAAAAGACTCATTGAAGAGACTGAAAGGTCTGCTcaatgaatattgaatgaaactcTTGAGTTCGACCCCAGAGCAGTCTTTTGTTACCATTAGCTTCCTTTATTGTGtttacatacaaacaaacaattagTGAGGGGCTCGGCCTTTTTTAAGCTCAGAAAAATAGTGATAATTAAAGTCATTACTACATATGGAGTGCTGCAGTCCCAGACAGACTGAGCTCTGAACCAAAAAGAGTTGCAGACTTTATTAACTGGTGATGTCAGAGAAGCTCACCTCACATCCACTCTGACCAGATTCCCCCCGTTTTGCTGCTGAACCATGTAGTTTAGTGGGTATCGACACCCAAATGTGATGTTGATGTAGCTTCTGGTGATGATATCAGTTTCATTATTGCGGATCGAGTTGGTGAACATGATATGAGAATCATCTGATGCCTGAGGAAAACATGAAACACTTTTAATTATTGAGTAAataagtatctatctatctatctgtctgtctgtctgtctgtctgtctgtctatctatctatctatctatctcaatgCATATAATAATGAGTTTAAATAAGCTTCAAACTTCAAAACTATCTTCAATTCAAACTCTAAGTATTCTAACAACACATGGGCTAATGAACCTTCAGACATCTAATATCCTTCAAACGGATGTAAACTTACAGACTAGGCTagataaatttaataatttatcttgATGAGTTTACATTGAAAGTCTTTTGATATATTTTGTCTTGTCTAACTTTACTTTTGGTTTACGTTATGTTTAATAACATCTGAGTGACATTCACAGGCCAATAAAATGTAAGAAGTTAAAGGTCAACATTAGGAAATGACGTGCTATTGAAGGGGCTAAACTGTGCCCAACCACATCcggtaaaacaaactttattgtCCTTTTATTTCCCCAACCATTACAAACACACCTCCTGATTCAGTAAACAAGCATCTTCTTGACCAAACGTTAGTGCTCTTCGCCTCACATTTTTCGGTTTAAATCAATCCTGCATGTACAAGGGACAGAAAGCTGCCTATCTAGATTCTAATTCTCAAAAACAGCTGATTTCTACATCCAAGGATTTTATTTCTCTAATCCAAAGACGCCCTACTTTAACCAGCAAGTATGAAAAAAGCTTGTAAAACTTCTGAAGAGGGAGAAGGAGGGAATTCGTCTCCTTTCTAAGCTGCGTTAACCTTTTGCTGGCTTTACAAGAAATAGTCTGCTGAGTCCCGAGAGAGGCTCTCAACGATACTCATGGTCTCAAGTACTGATTTATGCCGTGCCAGAGTGAAGCTTGTCCTCTGGGTTGCGTTAGCGCTGTTTGAGGCTGGCTGTAGGGCAGAATAAAAGAAGGACTATAAAGTACGGCACTGAATTATGGTCGGCCTTTTCACCATGGCTGAAAACACAGTAATCATTTCCATATAAATCAGGATAATTTAGAGCCGCATGGCTGTGTGCCCTCCCCTCCGAGCTCTAAAAGGACTAGATTGCAAATTTGGAGGGAAATGAACAATGATGTgcattgaaaaataattaaataaactcaATTATTCCTTAAAAGGATATCTAAGCATCATGGTTGCCCCTTATTACAATGCACATAATTATGAGTATGctataatattttattctttatatttttaagaaGGTTTCATAATTCCATAAACAAAGCACATTATCACCTTTCAACCAATGAAAGGATTGTAAAATAAGGAAATTTactgtttgtatttttaagtttaatagGCAAAGATACCCATCTTGTAGTTTGCCTTCGTGCAACAAGTGTTTACAGTCGGCTGGAGGAAACTAGTCCTTGTGATCATCTAAAGTGGTTTTATGATTACACACAATGGCCTGACGATGTTAATGAGGATTACCATAATGGTGCCGCAGTCCGTGAGGTTTGTCTTGATGCTGAAGACATAGTCGTTCCCAACCTCAACACCTCGACAGTCAGGATCATTCAAGTGCAAATCCCAAACCTGAAAAGAGatcagcaaaataaaaaaatggcataaaaaagcaaaaaagtttcaatttatttaattatttatgaaatagaTGGAATAAACATACGTAAACAGGTCGATCCTTGTTCAGAAAAAACAAACTGGGAATGATAACTTGCATCTGATCGTTTGTGCAGATGACGGTCTCATTGAGATCTAGATGAAAACAGAGAGGAAGAATGTTTAAGTATtcattttgcatataataatattttagtattgGATGGTACATGCTTTagtgttcaaaaaaataaaaaaagtaaaacataaaaaatagtatatttgcattattttatatataccatTGCACtgcaattaatttatattttatatataatattaatatattaatatatatatatatatatatatatatatatatatatatatatatatatatatatatatatatatatatatatatatatatatatatattaatttatacacacacaatatattacTTGCAGTGCCGTGGTAGATTCTGTAATGcgataaaatgtaaaacaatgcatggaagacatttaaaatctaattttaggtttattataataaatttgcCAACAGGTACATCACAAATTCAAACTGCTTTACGTGCATGTAACAATAAAGTCATGCACTTGAATATTTCTCTTTGCATGTGTTTAATCAGACTTACCAGCTTCTTCCATCTGCACAGCAGAAATTACTGTCCATATTGAGAGCAAAGACCATGTCAGTGCCAGTGTAGCAGGTGTCATCCTTAATGCCTTTCTGGATTCTTCTCTCCTCAAATGTAGTTTTGTCTTCGGCCCTTCAGCCAAATCTTTCTGGTTATCACTTTGACTGGCTGTCAGAGTCAGACGTAGTGCTTGCGCTCTCTCCAGCCCTCCGAATCACAGCTCTAATGAAGTGGGAACCTCCAGTTGCTTTGGAACACCAGCTTGAATGATGTCCACACCAACAATGAGATTCCACACATGAATAGGACAAGTTGCGGGGAGTCCAAGGTTACACCAACCAAAAGTAGTTCAggcaaaagtagaaaaaaaatactaCCGACAAGACAACCCACTTAGCAGACGGCGCACTGTACTGAGTATGTTTGTCATGCAAACGGATTGGAGGTACAGGGGCGGTGTTTCGTTTTATCTCTCTCTTTTGTCTGTATAGGTTTTTAAAGGGCATGGCAAACGCTTTACTGTTTCGGGAACCCCAACGACTTGTTTGAAAAGAAATCCCGTCACAGTGAGTCAAGGGCAGTTCACTGACACCTTAGCCATAGAGTTGATGTCTTTAAGACTGTTTGGACAGAGAAGGAAGTCAGTACTTCAACCTTGTGAGGGAGATTTTCAAATGTTAGATGCCAAAATGCAAAGCGATGGCATTGCAATCAATCCATTTTCAggggatttaaaaaaatgataagtCTGCTAAGCATTTCcctgaaaaattaaattttaacattgCAAACCACACAAAATTCAAATTCTTATAAatggaatatttatttttggttaattCCTCTGTTGACAATTTTGAGTCTGAGAAAATATGCAATACTGTATTTGGGTTATAATAACTTAACATGAACGATATTTGGCATTTTAGTCCAGCTTGACAGAAAGAGTTCAGTTTCCTCCTCTGCCCTTGTCTATTCTAGGACAAAGAAAGTCTCTTTCCTTTTACTTTCTGGTTTTCCTTTTTACAAGTGCTCTTTATTGGATGAGTTTTATGGACACTGAATCACGTGTCTTTTGTTTTGCAAATAGCACCAGATAAATGCTCAAAACTTTCTTCAGACAATCCACTGAAAAGACAGTCTGAACGGAAGATGATTGCTGTAAAATCAAACAATTTCCTACcaaaacatcataaaatgcatttagataaaaaaaataaacaagggCATAATTCCAATAAAATGtcacataatgtgtttttttaattgactTTACAGCACAGACTGACATACTGTGATTACTGTGGGTTTCTTAAAAAAGGTTTGATCGATCAATCACAAATACATGAGTGCTAACGTTAAAACCAATGCATTGTACATCATTAGAAATGCATTCTAATTTCAATTTGgttcattaaaatcataaaatttcaatctagaaaacaaacagagacatTTAATCTAAGTGAACAGCTCGGCCAGGTCTGCCACTGTAAACACGGAGGCCTCTGAAAGCTTCATAGACGTGGAAATATGACTGGAGAAGATGCTGGTTTGAGACAGTTTAGTCAAGGCCATTTTCAGTAAACAAAGGAAATCTACACAATACTTGAGTATACTATTACTATGTATTTAAAGATTACATTAAGTGGCTtgacaaatgcagtttttttttctgtgttgatGAGTTTTCTTTTTAAACCAGTAAATTGGTACAGGGATAGTTATAGTGGGAGAAACATACCTGGActagtttaaatttaaatttcctCTTTTCTGCTGTTTTAAGCATCGCTTGCATCTGAAAAAAtggtctcatctgaatcaggagaaaaatatgcacatatcAAGTACTGCTTACAATAGAAAACTCTCCAAAACAGTTCGAAACAAATGATggagtggattttgatgtgagatgcACTTTTCCTTGGAgtgatgttttaatgcattatggaCTTTTATTGAattatggtttaaagttaaaatgtcttaatgatggatttgtttcttacaaacaagcagctttattgcttcacaagacattcattgatagactggagtggtgtggattaattgtgaattattgtgatgttttaatattctgtttggactctcatcctgacggcacccattcactgcagaggatccatttctGAGCAAGTgttgcaatgctacatttctccaaatatgtttagatgaagaaacaaactcatctacatcttgaatggcctgagggtgaacatTTTTCGGTGAACTGCTCAATTGGATGAATAACAGAAAGCATAGATTTCATCAGTTTTAAATCTGATTCATTGCATTTCTTGAGTTTTGTGtctcatttattaataaatgtttttattcatttaattaatactGTTGCTGGATATACTAATTTTATGAGATATTTAAGTAATTACAGAAAAGAAAGAGGGAAAAATCCTTCATAAGaacaacattttgtttcattaCACAAACATGAAATTTTTTAATTCCGTTAATCTGCGCAAACTTCATGTTGTTTTTGAAAAGGGCTTTTGCACTGATGTCCAGGATGCCCTGCCACTGAAAAGCGAGGCGTAAATGTAAGGTCAAAGGTTAAGAGCTGCAGTCTGGTGTTTGATGTTGTTACTCATTTAATGAGAGTGTTACCGTGGAGAACACAAGAGACTTGGCTCCTACGTCGGTCATCTGAATTTTCTTTAAGGCTCGAACAACAGCCTCGACCTTCGTGGAGAGGCAACCCTACAGGGGAAAGAGATTACAGAGATTCTACAAGTCTGACCTGACCTGAAAATGACACATGGTCACAGTACAGTTGTATTTGACAtagattgtaaaataaatattaaatgtctaAATAAAGCAGGAAGCCATCTTTGCTACTGCTGCAGGGGATGTCAACATATCGAGATAAGTGGTGATGAAACCGTGTCTCTTTACACCCTGATACACCTTAAAAATTCACATTCACACCAATAACTATAAGTTTTGATAACTGTTCTAATTCTATGAGCACTGGGAAGTTCACACTTAAAGGAGTAATTCACATTCaggatgaaaattctgtcatcatttacttgttccaaacctgtatgagttttttttattcttttgaacattaaagaagatattttgaaaaatgttgggacCCAAATAGTTGATGAgcttcattgacttccatagtagaaaaaataaataatagataatactatggaagtcaatagtgCTAAACGTTCAAAACcacaacattttatatatatatatatatatatatatatatatatatatatatatatatatatatcttcttttgtgttaaacagaagaaagaaactcatacaagtttggaacaagtGGGGTGtgatgataacagaatttttattttgaaagtgaactactcctttaacaataacaaaacagaGCAATTATTTTA
This region of Carassius auratus strain Wakin chromosome 17, ASM336829v1, whole genome shotgun sequence genomic DNA includes:
- the LOC113117945 gene encoding alpha-tectorin-like, whose protein sequence is MTPATLALTWSLLSIWTVISAVQMEEADLNETVICTNDQMQVIIPSLFFLNKDRPVYVWDLHLNDPDCRGVEVGNDYVFSIKTNLTDCGTIMASDDSHIMFTNSIRNNETDIITRSYINITFGCRYPLNYMVQQQNGGNLVRVDVRTITLNTEDGNFSVSMLLYKDEEFQDKWTTVPSLTLEDNIYVKVYMIPANLFLRVDRCWATPTSDPYSNIQYIFIRDSCPVLWDDQTLAMMKNGQGPEALFRIQMFKFVGSSYTDVFLHCNVQICHNTGGVCRPNCSSEDASVRTRRDVASSHTLSYGPIRRLKTDMENTSPNSNVPPVETFVLGGLLFILIVITGVFGKLWLQSRNSYPTQEAQLTLSNIHHISEVAS